aaccgcccctcaagaagccggagctggtcccgagcaggtcgaggcaccggaaaacgacgctgcCCCGGATCAGgtcgagcctgtcggagaaagcggaactccggccgaagagtcgattttgggcaacctaagcccgatttccggggataccccctccatggatactgaagagttcaaccgcaagctaggggaatacgggttcggtgaccagcctgaggttgaatccgcccagcctaaagaGGTACTCGCGACCGTGGCGGCGCTGGGACAACCTGAATCAGAAGGCGAAAACACCCCATCCGACCCCCAACCATCccgtcaaggatctccaatgtcgcgggaACGACCGCGCAAGGAGCCCTCCTCCGAGGACCTCCTGACACCGGAggagatggttgcacaagcaggcatggatgcaatttatcgctcggatattcttaacaaacccatcactcccgaagacGCAGAAGCGCTAGAAGCCAAAAGACTGgacatgctggccacagccaagaagttcgCCGATACTGCAGCTGCAATGCTTGATGAAAGGAAGCacgccgcagtttttgtggaagatttcatccagcgcgagcaggaggttgacgaaggactggcaaaggtcaaggaactccggaagcattgggaggacaagatcgttgaGGCTCATCAGGAGGTCGAAAGAGTCCGGTGAGAGTTGATAGCTCCCCGTAAGATTACCTTCGCAACTCCGACTGAGCAGCAGCCGTACGCCACTCCGaaggacaatatgaagaaggctgcggagatcttaaagaaaagggACGAAGAGGTCGACCTCGACTACGTCCGTACGCTCGTcacttcagcaatgaagcagcagagcaaggcagacacttcgcatcTCCACTACGCagaaggatgcctacgacaatcgccatcgagatgacgaatcgcgaaccggatcctcggaacgcagaaggaaaaccagagaacacccaaatccaatcccagtACCGTCAAGgacacctccgtcagatccgaaaaagggaaaggatgcaatgtactccagcagggacaagtaccgcaatccctctcctccgcctaacggacacccgcgtccccctcgccgccgtagtccagccggaaacatcaGGCCCCATGGGCATGGTGGAATCatcatccgcgacaacgtgctgccctcaagaaacaggaacagggagcgtacgccggaaccccgccggagccagcacaacgatcgtgagcccgagcctaggaggagtcggaacgaagaCCGCGAACCGGAGCCACGCCGGAACCGAAACGACcatggcagccagcgccaaggcgaaggcagccacagaagccggagccagcatcgGGAGGGG
This region of Lolium perenne isolate Kyuss_39 chromosome 2, Kyuss_2.0, whole genome shotgun sequence genomic DNA includes:
- the LOC127322842 gene encoding uncharacterized protein, translated to MQELPKEDSALDLEISKPTQSAPEQEITVEDQCRSAWVSQVLEKQRCHFVHFLAHTAGTAPQEAGAGPEQVEAPENDAAPDQVEPVGESGTPAEESILGNLSPISGDTPSMDTEEFNRKLGEYGFGDQPEVESAQPKEVLATVAALGQPESEGENTPSDPQPSRQGSPMSRERPRKEPSSEDLLTPEEMVAQAGMDAIYRSDILNKPITPEDAEALEAKRLDMLATAKKFADTAAAMLDERKHAAVFVEDFIQREQEVDEGLAKVKELRKHWEDKIVEAHQEVERVR